A genomic region of Magnolia sinica isolate HGM2019 chromosome 6, MsV1, whole genome shotgun sequence contains the following coding sequences:
- the LOC131249460 gene encoding lysM domain receptor-like kinase 3 yields the protein MCRQNPHKVQSPISITPPKRSENQSLRRSNSMQLPPTEKTNLLFSSSEIASATNALQSPKLGNSSAWKCTLRGKTVVVYQLPFPNPAPDAARFRTLLADLCKVSHAGIVRLIGACECGPHVYFVHDFESGTDLAHCLRGRNLIEHTLLSKWIHRIRIGSDIAKALEYLHHDIPIRFVHKHVKSSGIIVSEPDFRAKLAYVGSHVLTCGLHVPERAETRRSGSVKISGTQGYMAPEYAAGGSITPKFNVYAFGVVLLELLTGEEAVRYVYEERETMYRKISLVEGLGYVNRGFRNWVDGRMMDSYPLDCVERVVEIARACVDLDPEKRPHMRWVSNELSRVLIFSEKWEKMRRSTGVNISSVGR from the coding sequence ATGTGTCGCCAAAACCCACACAAAGTCCAAAGCCCAATCTCAATAACTCCACCCAAACGATCCGAAAACCAATCCCTCAGACGTTCCAATTCCATGCAACTACCCCCAACCGAAAAAACCAACCTCCTTTTCTCCTCCTCTGAAATAGCATCAGCTACCAACGCCTTGCAATCCCCAAAACTCGGCAATTCCTCGGCGTGGAAATGCACCCTCCGCGGCAAAACCGTCGTGGTCTATCAACTCCCCTTCCCAAACCCCGCCCCCGACGCGGCCCGATTCCGCACCCTCCTCGCCGATCTCTGCAAGGTGAGTCACGCCGGCATCGTCCGACTAATCGGCGCTTGcgagtgtgggccccacgtgtactTCGTCCACGACTTCGAGAGCGGTACCGATCTCGCCCACTGCCTACGTGGCAGAAACCTTATCGAGCACACGCTCCTCTCCAAATGGATACATCGGATCCGTATCGGGTCCGATATAGCCAAGGCGCTCGAGTACTTGCACCACGATATCCCGATACGTTTCGTGCACAAGCACGTGAAGTCCTCTGGTATCATCGTGAGCGAGCCCGATTTTCGCGCCAAGCTCGCATACGTAGGGTCGCACGTGCTCACGTGTGGGCTACACGTACCGGAACGGGCCGAGACGAGGAGGTCGGGCAGCGTAAAGATCAGTGGGACCCAGGGGTACATGGCGCCCGAGTACGCGGCGGGCGGGTCTATTACACCGAAGTTCAATGTATACGCTTTTGGTGTTGTGCTTTTGGAGCTGCTGACGGGCGAAGAGGCCGTGCGATACGTGTATGAAGAGAGGGAGACCATGTATCGGAAGATCTCGTTGGTGGAGGGGTTGGGCTATGTCAATAGGGGTTTCAGGAATTGGGTTGACGGGAGGATGATGGATTCCTATCCGTTGGATTGCGTAGAAAGGGTGGTTGAAATTGCTCGAGCTTGTGTGGACTTGGACCCAGAAAAGAGGCCCCACATGAGGTGGGTCTCTAATGAGCTGTCGAGGGTCTTGATTTTCTCTGAGAAGTGGGAGAAGATGAGACGTAGTACGGGGGTCAATATTTCATCGGTGGGTAGATGA
- the LOC131249462 gene encoding uncharacterized protein LOC131249462, which produces MDSIVQAGWIHFQNASRLEQDQIIAMFKSLDVDQDGQISKAELINLLKNTMPTAKILSLFNKLDRDGSRSLDFYEFVTFHYANISRSVCNCCNEFGMGLYYCCVRCWKMQLSDGDGQVFEVCTECYSNKSFKHQHNEFLDNYVLFRSKEILVLNREKTVKDNPIQAAFNAGCLYYRALSSIKNNVADALFKEMDGNGDWRVSVNEVIRLMTKKGISQADASKAFEDINLAGDHYLSFKDVVASWCCHVATGVWP; this is translated from the exons ATGGACAGCATCGTCCAAGCCGGGTGGATCCACTTCCAGAATGCATCGCGTTTGGAACAGGATCAAATCATCGCAATGTTCAAGAGCTTGGATGTGGACCAGGATGGACAAATATCAAAGGCTGAGCTTATAAACCTCTTGAAAAACACCATGCCTACGGCCAAGATCTTGTCCTTGTTTAACAAGCTTGACCGGGACGGGAGTCGGTCCCTTGATTTCTATGAGTTTGTAACGTTCCACTATGCCAACATTAGTAGGTCAGTATGCAATTGTTGCAACGAATTCGGCATGGGCTTGTATTATTGTTGCGTTAGGTGCTGGAAAATGCAGCTGAGTGACGGGGATGGGCAGGTGTTCGAGGTGTGCACGGAATGCTACTCAAACAAATCATTCAAGCACCAGCACAACGAGTTCTTGGACAATTACGTGCTGTTTCGATCCAAGGAGATTTTG GTACTAAATCGGGAGAAGACAGTGAAAGATAACCCAATACAGGCCGCGTTCAATGCAGGCTGTTTATATTACCGGGCCCTTTCGAGCATAAAAAATAACGTAGCAGATGCCTTGTTCAAGGAAATGGACGGCAATGGTGATTGGAGGGTGAGCGTGAATGAGGTAATCAGACTCATGACTAAAAAGGGGATATCGCAGGCAGACGCTAGTAAGGCGTTTGAGGACATTAACCTGGCCGGGGACCATTACCTTAGCTTTAAGGACGTCGTGGCTTCGTGGTGCTGCCACGTTGCGACAGGTGTATGGCCATGA
- the LOC131249461 gene encoding lysM domain receptor-like kinase 3 yields MCRQNPHKVQIPISITPPKQRQVQSPKTSSLRDSNSIQLSPTEKTNLLFSSSEITAATNAFQSPKLGNSSAWKCTLRGKTVVVSQRPFPNSTPDAAQFRAHLADLCKVRHAGIVGLIGAYACGSHMYLVHDFQRGADLAHCLRSRNLIGHTVLSKWIHRIRIGSDIAKALEYLHHDIPIRYVHKHVKSSGIIVSEPDFRAKLVHFGSHMLTCERHVSGQAETRRSGSVKISGTHGYMAPEYVTGGAITPKLDVYAFGVVLLELLTGEEAVRYVYEEKETVYRKISLVEGLGHVNRGLRNWVDGRMMDSYPLDCVERVVEIARVCVDSDPEKRPIMRWVSNELSRVLIMSEKWEEDMRGNDGITISLVVR; encoded by the coding sequence ATGTGTCGCCAAAACCCACACAAAGTCCAAATCCCAATCTCAATAACTCCACCCAAACAGCGCCAAGTCCAATCCCCCAAAACCTCTTCTCTCAGAGATTCCAATTCCATCCAACTCTCGCCAACCGAAAAAACCAACCTCCTTTTCTCCTCCTCTGAAATAACAGCAGCTACCAACGCCTTCCAATCTCCAAAACTCGGCAATTCCTCGGCGTGGAAATGCACCCTCCGCGGCAAAACCGTCGTGGTCTCTCAACGCCCCTTCCCAAACTCCACCCCCGACGCCGCCCAATTCCGCGCCCACCTCGCCGATCTCTGCAAGGTGCGCCACGCCGGTATCGTGGGACTAATCGGCGCTTACGCGTGCGGGTCCCACATGTACCTCGTCCACGACTTCCAGAGGGGTGCCGATCTCGCCCACTGCCTCCGTAGCCGAAATCTTATCGGGCACACGGTCCTCTCCAAATGGATACATCGGATCCGTATCGGGTCTGATATCGCCAAGGCGCTCGAGTACTTGCACCACGATATCCCGATACGTTACGTGCACAAGCACGTGAAGTCCTCGGGCATCATCGTGAGCGAGCCCGATTTCCGCGCCAAGCTCGTGCACTTTGGGTCGCACATGCTCACGTGCGAGCGACACGTGTCGGGACAGGCCGAGACGAGGAGGTCGGGCAGCGTAAAGATCAGTGGGACCCATGGGTACATGGCTCCCGAGTACGTGACGGGCGGGGCTATTACACCGAAGCTCGATGTATATGCTTTTGGGGTTGTGCTTTTGGAGCTGTTGACGGGCGAAGAGGCCGTACGATACGTGTATGAAGAGAAGGAGACCGTGTATCGGAAGATCTCGTTGGTGGAGGGGTTGGGCCATGTGAATAGGGGTTTGAGAAATTGGGTTGATGGGAGGATGATGGATTCCTATCCATTGGATTGTGTAGAAAGGGTGGTTGAGATTGCTCGGGTTTGTGTAGACTCGGACCCGGAAAAGAGGCCGATTATGAGGTGGGTCTCGAATGAGCTGTCCAGGGTCTTGATCATGTCTGAGAAGTGGGAGGAGGATATGAGAGGGAATGATGGGATTACTATTTCATTGGTGGTTAGATGA